A single genomic interval of Clostridia bacterium harbors:
- a CDS encoding cation:proton antiporter subunit C, translating to MSSFLTEYLIYWLILFLFMLGPYGLIFKKNLVKKLMAMNIMQVAVILFFLVLGLKVGGTVPIELPGLTGAAHYINPLPHTLMLTAIVVSLATLGVSLGLLLIIQRNYGTLEEDEVLRRMKR from the coding sequence ATGAGCAGCTTTCTGACGGAATATTTAATTTATTGGTTAATCTTATTTTTGTTTATGTTAGGACCATATGGCTTAATCTTTAAGAAAAATTTGGTGAAAAAATTAATGGCCATGAATATTATGCAGGTGGCCGTGATTTTGTTTTTTTTAGTTTTGGGCCTAAAGGTTGGTGGTACGGTGCCTATTGAACTACCTGGTTTGACAGGTGCCGCTCATTATATTAACCCTTTACCTCATACCTTGATGTTAACTGCGATTGTGGTTAGTTTGGCTACTTTGGGTGTTTCTTTGGGTTTGTTATTAATCATTCAGCGGAATTATGGTACTTTAGAAGAAGATGAGGTGCTGCGGAGGATGAAGCGATGA
- a CDS encoding monovalent cation/H+ antiporter subunit D family protein: MREQLPALIVITPLVVALLSPLLAYFSRKLLRGFSLLALAVSFFSAVGVLKQVLETGPWHYAFGNWAPPWGIEYVIDPLSGFLATLIATLSFWVLVYAAEFFKAEKWYKEGGGYGLHLLATAGLLGMSVSGDVFNLYVFFEISSLATYGLIALGGRQAVVAAFKYLVLGTMGISFYLLGVGYLYALTGTLNMQDLAVRIQPVLNSSGVMIALALMTIGLLLKMAQFPLHGWLPDAHTFAPAPLSALMSGIVIKAPAYVLFRIYFGIIGSGAQAVSKLLMILGIIAALGMIAGSLMAIAQSELKRMLAYSSVAQIGYVVLGISLGNSYGFIGALLHMVNHAFMKGCLFFVAGAFIYKTGEYSLDKLKGMYKQMPLAMGSFSLAAFSMIGIPPLAGFFSKWYLALGAIKANLWPYVLVIIISSLLNLIYFFRVIENVYMSGEGAVVKRSKGLELPLSMLIPIVVLGVGVLVLGLTNEQIVTRVLQNALLGGGF; this comes from the coding sequence ATGAGAGAGCAATTACCAGCTTTAATAGTAATTACACCTCTAGTGGTGGCTTTATTATCACCATTATTAGCCTATTTTTCGCGCAAATTGCTGCGGGGTTTTTCTTTGCTTGCTTTGGCGGTTTCTTTCTTTAGTGCTGTAGGAGTATTAAAGCAAGTTTTGGAAACAGGTCCTTGGCACTATGCCTTTGGTAATTGGGCCCCACCTTGGGGAATTGAATACGTAATTGATCCTCTTTCTGGTTTTTTGGCGACTTTGATTGCCACACTAAGTTTTTGGGTACTGGTCTATGCTGCGGAATTTTTTAAAGCCGAAAAATGGTATAAAGAGGGAGGCGGTTATGGCCTTCATTTATTGGCTACTGCTGGACTTTTAGGGATGTCGGTATCTGGAGACGTTTTTAATTTATATGTCTTTTTTGAAATATCTTCTTTAGCTACTTATGGTTTGATTGCTTTAGGGGGACGGCAGGCCGTAGTGGCGGCTTTTAAATATTTGGTATTAGGTACCATGGGTATCTCCTTTTATTTACTAGGAGTAGGCTATTTATATGCTCTTACTGGTACTTTAAATATGCAGGATTTAGCGGTAAGAATCCAACCTGTTTTAAACTCATCTGGAGTAATGATTGCCCTAGCGTTAATGACTATTGGTTTACTTTTGAAAATGGCCCAATTCCCTTTACATGGCTGGCTGCCTGATGCACATACTTTTGCACCTGCACCTTTATCGGCTTTAATGTCGGGTATTGTGATTAAGGCTCCTGCTTATGTCTTATTTAGAATTTATTTTGGAATTATCGGTAGTGGTGCACAGGCAGTATCCAAACTATTAATGATTTTGGGAATTATAGCGGCTTTAGGTATGATTGCCGGTTCTTTGATGGCTATTGCCCAGTCAGAATTAAAACGCATGTTAGCTTATTCTAGTGTGGCTCAAATAGGTTATGTGGTTTTGGGGATTTCTTTAGGTAATAGTTATGGTTTTATTGGGGCCTTATTGCATATGGTTAATCATGCCTTTATGAAGGGTTGTCTCTTTTTTGTGGCTGGTGCCTTTATTTATAAAACTGGGGAATATTCACTAGATAAATTGAAAGGCATGTATAAACAAATGCCTTTAGCAATGGGTTCTTTTAGTTTGGCTGCTTTTTCGATGATTGGTATCCCGCCTTTAGCTGGTTTTTTTAGTAAGTGGTATTTGGCTTTAGGTGCTATTAAGGCTAATTTGTGGCCATATGTGCTGGTGATTATCATCAGCAGTTTATTAAACCTGATTTACTTTTTCCGGGTTATAGAAAATGTTTATATGTCAGGTGAAGGGGCTGTGGTGAAAAGAAGTAAGGGGTTGGAATTACCTTTAAGTATGCTTATTCCTATAGTGGTGTTGGGTGTTGGTGTTTTGGTTTTAGGTTTAACCAATGAACAAATTGTTACACGGGTTCTACAAAATGCCCTTTTAGGGGGTGGATTTTAA
- a CDS encoding monovalent cation/H+ antiporter subunit D family protein has translation MAAEILFDYRPLAAVLVSLVAALLILLTSKRPNLREFWTFSAAFGKALIVFSMLPAVLAGQILEIAPFKIAQGVSLHLRADPAAMVFAVLAAFLWIATSFYSVGYLRKLKEEHQTGYFASFAVCLSATMGIAFAANLLTFFIFYEILTIATYPLVAHHRDQEAIKAGRKYLVYTMLAGQVFLIGILWAYFLAGHGDFQPGGFLAGKTSSVNLQIIFWLMILGTAVKAGVMPFHGWLPSAMVAPTPVSALLHAVAVVKAGVFGIVRIVGYVFGPLILSSLGAAQILTWLAALTIIVSSLIALAQDNLKRRLAFSTIGQLSYVVLGAAVLTPLGLLGGLYHIAAHAVMKITLFFCAGAIFATTGLTNVSQLNGLGRAMPYTMGAFAIGSIGITGMPFWVGFISKWNLALGALQQGQMLYVFVLLISGLLSTAYFLPIVYAAFFKKPTLEIARQHRGEAEKMMLLPLLFTAVISLVWGIFPNAGCGLYDLAVMSAQSIFAGQFLGGGW, from the coding sequence ATGGCGGCGGAAATACTTTTTGATTATCGACCTTTAGCAGCGGTTTTAGTTTCTTTGGTTGCGGCCTTGCTGATTCTGCTCACTAGTAAAAGGCCTAATTTGCGTGAGTTTTGGACTTTTTCCGCGGCTTTTGGTAAAGCGTTAATTGTCTTTTCGATGCTGCCAGCGGTTTTAGCTGGTCAGATTTTGGAAATAGCTCCTTTTAAAATAGCTCAAGGGGTGAGCTTACATTTGCGTGCTGATCCCGCGGCAATGGTATTTGCGGTTTTAGCGGCATTTTTATGGATTGCTACTTCCTTTTATTCGGTCGGTTATCTGCGGAAATTAAAGGAGGAACATCAAACCGGCTATTTTGCTAGTTTTGCGGTCTGTTTATCAGCTACCATGGGGATTGCTTTTGCAGCTAATTTATTAACCTTTTTCATTTTTTATGAAATATTGACCATTGCTACTTATCCTTTGGTAGCTCATCATCGTGATCAGGAGGCCATCAAGGCTGGCCGAAAATATTTAGTTTATACCATGTTAGCTGGTCAAGTATTTTTAATTGGTATTCTCTGGGCTTATTTTCTGGCAGGTCATGGTGATTTTCAACCAGGTGGTTTTTTAGCCGGAAAAACAAGTAGTGTTAATTTACAAATCATTTTTTGGCTGATGATTTTGGGTACTGCTGTTAAAGCAGGGGTAATGCCTTTTCACGGCTGGCTGCCTTCGGCGATGGTGGCTCCTACACCTGTAAGTGCTCTTTTACATGCTGTGGCGGTGGTTAAAGCCGGAGTGTTTGGTATCGTACGGATTGTGGGTTATGTTTTTGGTCCTTTAATTTTAAGTTCTTTAGGAGCAGCACAAATATTGACGTGGTTAGCGGCATTAACCATTATTGTTTCTTCCCTAATTGCTTTAGCTCAAGATAATTTAAAAAGAAGATTGGCTTTTTCCACTATTGGTCAGTTATCCTATGTTGTTTTAGGGGCTGCAGTATTAACTCCTTTAGGTTTGTTAGGCGGACTTTATCATATTGCAGCTCATGCTGTGATGAAAATTACTTTATTCTTTTGTGCTGGGGCTATTTTTGCCACCACTGGTTTAACTAATGTTAGTCAGTTAAATGGTTTAGGCAGGGCAATGCCTTATACCATGGGGGCCTTTGCCATTGGTTCCATAGGTATAACCGGAATGCCTTTCTGGGTAGGCTTTATTAGCAAATGGAATTTGGCTTTGGGTGCTCTGCAGCAGGGGCAAATGCTTTATGTGTTTGTGCTTTTAATTAGTGGTTTATTGAGTACAGCCTATTTTCTACCGATAGTTTATGCCGCTTTTTTTAAAAAGCCTACTCTTGAAATAGCTAGACAGCACCGGGGAGAGGCGGAAAAAATGATGTTATTGCCTTTGCTTTTTACAGCAGTGATTTCGTTAGTTTGGGGTATTTTCCCCAATGCCGGTTGCGGTCTTTATGATTTGGCGGTGATGTCGGCACAAAGTATTTTTGCTGGTCAATTTCTAGGAGGCGGGTGGTAA
- a CDS encoding Na(+)/H(+) antiporter subunit D — protein sequence MFEFHPGFILILGGLSLLLLPRRLQKFLMLFFPLLAIGATFGLAAGQIWSIPFINQLELIVLKVDRLALLFSFVFTVLTFLASIFALHVKRPGEMAAAFLYAGSSLGVVFAGDWLTLIFFWEMMALASVFLIWYRRRPESWRAGFRYLLVHLLGGSLLLAGIFLQVGKGQFTVSTLTGIGGWGPWLILAGIAINAAIPPLHVWLTDAYPEATLTGSVFLCALTTKTAVYALVRIFPGESLLIWLGVIMAIYGVLYAILENNIRRLLAYHIVSQIGFMVAGIGIGTEFALNGATAHAYSHILYKALLFMGAAAVIYATGNEKLTSLGGLYRKMPLTAFFFSIGAFSISGVPLFNGFISKSIIVSAASMEGLPCVELLLNLASVGTFLSIALKLNYFMFFGPARTVRVNKIPGNMMLGMAGLAALCFLYGVFPQLLYRRLPFPLDYAPYSLSHLVSTLQLLLAVFLVFWVMRPRLLPSKAIALDFDWFYRRPFKVLIWGLVKAIVGFQNSFGVQGTKVLTKIIPFFYNPVRWLPRTTDSPPLAVYDSAQYRLPIGATAFLGVFIFVVVFSIIGL from the coding sequence ATGTTTGAGTTTCATCCTGGTTTTATTCTAATTCTGGGTGGTTTGTCTTTGCTGCTTTTGCCGCGTCGTTTACAAAAATTTCTAATGCTTTTCTTCCCTTTATTGGCTATTGGGGCTACCTTTGGTTTAGCAGCAGGCCAGATTTGGTCTATTCCCTTCATTAATCAATTGGAATTAATAGTTTTAAAAGTGGATCGTTTAGCGTTGTTATTCTCTTTTGTTTTTACGGTATTGACTTTTTTGGCTAGTATTTTCGCTCTACACGTAAAAAGACCTGGAGAAATGGCTGCTGCTTTTTTATATGCTGGTAGCTCATTGGGAGTAGTTTTTGCCGGGGATTGGCTAACCTTAATTTTCTTTTGGGAGATGATGGCTCTAGCTTCCGTTTTTCTTATTTGGTACCGCCGCCGTCCTGAATCCTGGCGTGCTGGTTTTCGTTATTTATTGGTTCACTTATTAGGTGGCAGTCTCCTTTTGGCAGGTATTTTTCTACAAGTGGGCAAGGGGCAATTTACGGTAAGTACCTTGACTGGGATAGGTGGTTGGGGTCCCTGGTTAATTTTAGCCGGGATAGCCATTAATGCTGCTATTCCACCTCTACATGTTTGGTTGACAGATGCTTATCCCGAAGCTACATTGACTGGTAGTGTTTTCCTCTGTGCTTTGACTACTAAAACGGCGGTATATGCTTTGGTGCGCATTTTTCCAGGTGAATCTTTATTGATCTGGTTAGGTGTAATTATGGCAATTTATGGTGTCCTTTATGCTATTTTGGAAAATAATATTAGGAGACTCTTAGCTTATCATATAGTAAGTCAGATCGGTTTTATGGTTGCTGGTATTGGTATCGGTACTGAATTCGCTTTAAATGGAGCCACTGCTCATGCCTATTCACATATTCTTTATAAAGCACTATTGTTTATGGGGGCAGCGGCAGTTATTTATGCTACTGGTAATGAAAAATTAACTTCTTTAGGGGGCCTTTATCGTAAAATGCCTTTAACAGCTTTCTTTTTTAGCATTGGTGCCTTTTCTATTTCTGGTGTCCCCTTATTTAATGGTTTTATTAGTAAATCCATTATTGTTAGTGCTGCTTCGATGGAGGGGCTGCCGTGTGTGGAACTTCTTTTGAATTTGGCAAGTGTGGGGACTTTTCTTTCTATTGCTTTAAAACTTAATTATTTTATGTTTTTTGGTCCGGCTCGTACAGTAAGGGTTAATAAAATTCCGGGAAATATGATGTTAGGGATGGCGGGCTTAGCCGCTTTATGCTTCCTTTATGGAGTTTTCCCGCAATTATTGTATAGAAGGCTGCCTTTCCCTTTAGATTATGCACCTTATTCACTTAGTCATCTTGTTTCTACATTACAACTACTTTTAGCGGTATTTTTAGTTTTTTGGGTAATGCGTCCGCGTTTGCTGCCCAGCAAAGCAATAGCCTTAGACTTTGACTGGTTTTATCGCCGACCTTTTAAAGTTTTAATTTGGGGTTTGGTAAAGGCTATTGTTGGATTCCAAAATAGTTTTGGTGTTCAAGGTACGAAAGTTCTTACCAAAATAATTCCCTTTTTCTATAATCCGGTACGTTGGCTGCCTCGTACTACAGATAGTCCACCTCTGGCAGTTTATGATAGTGCACAATATCGTTTGCCGATAGGTGCAACCGCTTTTTTAGGTGTATTTATCTTTGTAGTAGTTTTTTCCATTATTGGTTTGTAG